Below is a genomic region from Thunnus thynnus chromosome 22, fThuThy2.1, whole genome shotgun sequence.
CAGAGCATCATCTCGTCTCAGAGAGTTTAGAGTTTAGAGCTGAACTCTCTGAGtttgaacagcagcagaaacaaaacgATGCAGAAATAAAGCTGCTGgttaaatttattttatgtctgtttgtatgtttgtaacTCTGTTGATGAAACGGCTCTTTGACATCCTGGAGTTACCATTagctttagcattagcattagcattagcctgcTGTAGCAGCTCAAAGTTCATCAGATGGaactaaatatattataattatagaTTATCTACATGAAGGGTTAATGTTAGTAACACTGAACCTGGATATTTACTGGAAATGTTGCTGTGTGGatgttagggttaggattagctAATATAGCTAACATGTTATCTATATTAGCTGCTCTATCAGCTGATAATATGTCAGATATTGAGTTTATTGTTCAGCTGAAAACACATAGTTCAGAATctattaatgcagctttaataatgTTTCAGAACAGAGTTTATAGCTTCACAAACATTTAGACCACAGAAACCTTCAAAGGAACGTTTTGTCTTTTCAGCCCGATATACCAGTATACATGCACACAGGAgcttactggttttaacagtttcattatattatattacattatattatattatattatattatattatatcatattatattatattatattatatcatattatattatattatatttatatatattatattatattatattatattatattatattatattatattatattatgttatattatattatattatattatattatattacattattttatattatattatattatattatattatatcaatataaagtgtttatttataCCAGCGAGCAGAGAGCTTCATAACTCAAATATAAATTCAGGAACATGAAACACTTCAGttaatattcattaaaacagtTCATGTAAATGTCAGATGAACAGTGATATTATTGATCCAGtgtgggaaccactggtttactGGTTTACTGGTTTACTGGTTTATCTTCATGTCTGTGACTGTGAGTTGGTTCTCCAGCAGCAGACGTTTGTGTGAACAGTCTGCCTGGTAACAGCTGATCAGCAGGTCATGTGATCAGCTCCTCTGGTTTTTAGAGCAGCTCTCAGTCAgactgtgtcagtgtttgtcaaGAGAACAGAGCAACATGGCTTCATCCTTTCTGagcttctccctcctcttcatcactgtcTACACAGCAGGTAGGATCAATacactgatcactgatcaataCACTGTTAATACTTCATCACTGTCTACACAGCAGGTAGGATCAATACACTGATCTCTGATCACTGATCAATACCCTGATCACTGATTAATACACTGATCAGACTGTAATGAGTCAAACTGATTGTGTTTTATCTTCAGATGGATTTATGGAAGCCTATGTGCATCGCTGTGAGTTTAACTCCACTGAGCTCGGGGGCATCCAGTTCATCTTCTCTATATATCACAACAAGTTGGAGCACATCAGGTTTGACAGCGTTGTGGGGAAGTTTGTTGGATACACTGAGTTTGGTGTGAAGCAGGCAGAAGCCTGGAACAAAGATACTGCACAGCTGGCTACATGGAGAGCTCAGAGGGGGACGTACTGCCAACCCAACATTGGGGTTTTCTACCAGGTTGCTCTGACTAAATCAggtgagtttgtgtttgatcACATTAAACCTCGTTAACAAACTGGATCATTAActgctgattgattgattgattataatgattgattttatttacacaGTTTAGACCTTTATTGTTTTAACAGGAAGTGACTTTCagctttaaatacagttttataaatatttattttattgttaaatatatatttatacatttactgttcacatataaacacaaactaCTGTCAATATGATCAATAATGTTTTTctactaaaatattaaaacatttgatcagtttGTATCAGAAACACgaaaactgatgatgatgatgatgatgatgatgatctttaATACTCAACTCTCTGCCACCACCTGCTGGTTAAACTCtgctattacacacacacacacatatatatatatacacacacacacacgcacacacacattacacacacacacacacacacattacacacacacacattacacacacacacacacacattacacacatattacacacacacacattacacacacacacacattacacgcacacacacacacacattacacacacacattacacacacacacacacattacacacacacattacacacacacattacacacacacacacacatacacacacacagacacacacacacgcattacacacacacacaaacacattacacacacacattacacacacacacacattacacacaccttcacacacacacacacacacacaaattacacacacacattacacacacacacgcacaaattacacacagacacacacacacattacacacacacattacacaaacacacacacacactcacacacacaccttcacacacacacaaattacacacaaacacacacacacacacacattacacacactcattacacacacacacacacacacacatacacgcacacacgcacacacacacacacacacacattacacacacacactcacacacacacattacacacacacacacacacatacacacacacagacacacacaaacacattacacacacattacacacacacacacacacacattacacacacacacacactcacattacacacacacacattacacacacacattacacacacattacacacacacacacacacattacacacacacacacacacacattacacacacacacacattacacacacacacacacacacacacacacacacacattacacacacacacactcacacacacacttcacacacaaacacacacattacacacacacacattacacacacacaattacacacacacaattacacacaaacacacacattacacacacacacattacacacacacttacacacacacacacacaaattacacacaaacacacacattacacacacacacattacacacacacacacacattacacacacacacacacattacacacacacacacacattacacacacacacattacacacacacacacacacacacacacattacacacacacaaattacacacacacacacacattacacacatacacacacatacacacacacacattacacacacacatacacacacattacacacacacacacacattacacacacacacacacacacacacacacattacacacacacacacaccacacacacacacacattacacacacacacacacacacatcacacacaccttacacacacacacacacatacacacacacacacacacacacacacacacacatcacacacaaacacacacacacaaattacacacacacacacacatacacacacacacattacacacacacacattacacacacacacacacaaattacacacacacattacacacacacacacacactcacacacacaccttcacacacacacacacacacaNNNNNNNNNNNNNNNNNNNNNNNNNNNNNNNNNNNNNNNNNNNNNNNNNNNNNNNNNNNNNNNNNNNNNNNNNNNNNNNNNNNNNNNNNNNNNNNNNNNNNNNNNNNNNNNNNNNNNNNNNNNNNNNNNNNNNNNNNNNNNNNNNNNNNNNNNNNNNNNNNNNNNNNNNNNNNNNNNNNNNNNNNNNNNNNNNNNNNNNNtgtgtaatgtgtgtgtgtgtgtgtgtgtaatgtggtgtgtgtgtgtgtgtaatgtgtgtctgtgtgtgtaatgtgtgtgtgtgtgtaatgtgtgtgtgtaatgtgtgtgtgtgtaatgtgtgtgtgtaatgtgtgtgtgtaatgtgtgtgtgtgtatgtgtgtgtgtaatgtgtgtgtgtgtgtaatgtgtgtgtgtgtgtgtaatgtgtgtgtgtgtgtgtgtaatgtgtgtgtaatgtgtgtgtgtgtgtgtgtgtaatgtgtgtgtgtgtgtgtgtgtgtaatgtgtgtgtgtaatgtgtgtgtgtgtgtatgtgtgtggtaatgtgtgtgtgtgtaatgtgtgtgtgtaatgtgtgtgtgtatgtgtgtgtgtgtatgtgtgtgtgtgtgtgtgtaatgtgtgtgtgtgtgtgtgtgtgtgtgtgtgtaatgtgtgtgttgtgtgtaatgtgtgtgtgatgtgtgtgtgtaatgtgtgtgtgtgtaatgtgtgtgtgtgtgtgtatgtggtgtgtgtgtgtgtaatgtgtgtctgtgtgtgtaatgtgtgtgtgtgtaatgtgtgtgtgtgtaatgtgtgtgtgtgtaatgtgtgtgtgtgtgtaatgtgtgtgttgtgtgtgtggtgtaatgtgtgtgtgtgtgtgtaatgtgtgtgtgtaatgtgtgtgtgtgtaatgtgtgtgtgtaatgtgtgtgtgtgtgtaatgtgtgtgtgtaatgtgtgtgtgtgtaatgtgtgtgtgtaatgtgtgtgtgtgtgtgtgtgtaatgtgtgtgtaatgtgtgtgtgtgtgtgtgtgtgtaatgtgtgtgtgtgtaatgtggatgtgtgtgtgtgtaatgtgtgtctgtgtgtgtaatgtgtgtgtgtgtgtaatgtgtgtgtgtgtattgtgtgtgtgtaatgtgtgttgtgtgtgtgtaatgtgtgtgtgtgtaatgtgtgtgtgtgtgtgtgtgtgtgtgtgtgtgtgtgtaatgtgtgtgtgtgtgtatgtgtgttgtgtaatgtgtgtgtgtgtgtaatgtgtgtctgtgtgtgtaatgtgtgtgtgtgtaatgtgtgtgtgtgtgtaatgtgtgtgtgtgtaatgtgtgtctgtgtgtgtaatgtgtgtgtgtgtaatgtgtgtgtgtgtgtaatgtgtgtgtgtgtaatgtgtgtgtgtgtgtaatgtgtgtgtgtaatgtgtgtgtgtgtgtgtgtgtgtaatgtgtgtgtgtaatgtgtgtgtgtgtgtgtgtgtgtgtaatgtgtgtattatCACAGTTTTAACCAGCAGGTGGTGGCAGAGAGTTGAGTattaaacatcatcatcatcatcatcatcatcagttttcATGTTTCTGATACATactgatcaaatgttttaatattttaggagaaaaaacattattgaTCATATTgacagtatttgtgtttatatgtgaacagtaaatgtataaatatatatttaacaataaaataaatatttataaaactgtatttaaagatGAAAGTCACTTCCTGTTAAAACAATAAAGGTCTAAACTGTGTAAATAAAATCTGATCattataatcaatcaatcaatcagcagTTAATGATTCAGTTTGTTAACGAGGTTTAATGTgatcaaacacaaactcaccTGATTTAGACAGAGCATTGTTGTACCAGATCCCAATGTTGTGTTGGCAGTACGTCTCCCTCTGAGCTCTCATTGCAGCCAGCTCTCCAGCATCTTTGTTGGCGCGTTCTGCGTTCTTCACACCGTGTTCAGTGTATCCAACATACTCCCCCACAACGCTGTCAAACCTGATGTACTCCAACTTGTCGTAGTAATAAGACCTGATGTACCGCATGCCCCCGAGCTCAGTGGAGTTAAACTCACAGCGAGTCACTACGGCTTCCATAAACCCATCTGAAGATAAAACACAATCAGTTTGATTCATTACAGTCTGATCAG
It encodes:
- the LOC137174440 gene encoding DLA class II histocompatibility antigen, DR-1 beta chain-like, which produces MASSFLSFSLLFITVYTADGFMEAYVHRCEFNSTELGGIQFIFSIYHNKLEHIRFDSVVGKFVGYTEFGVKQAEAWNKDTAQLATWRAQRGTYCQPNIGVFYQVALTKSGEFVFDHIKPR